From the genome of Triticum aestivum cultivar Chinese Spring chromosome 3B, IWGSC CS RefSeq v2.1, whole genome shotgun sequence, one region includes:
- the LOC123070787 gene encoding coiled-coil domain-containing protein 25: MVFYFKARPDAGDYTIYMGADKNENEELIKYGLPEDVWFHVDKVSSAHVYLRLKKGDSIDTISDGLLEDCAQLVKAHSIQGNKMNNVEVVYTPWSNLKKATSMDVGQVGFHNHRMVHVLTVEKRVNEILNRLNKTRVERRPDLKAEKDASNAAEKAERKMQLKDKKRREEMERVVKERQAEIRSYKGLMVAEKMTSNRQIASAGKSIQEMEDEFV; the protein is encoded by the exons ATGGTGTTCTACTTCAAGGCGCGGCCGGACGCCGGCGATTACACCATCTACATGGGCGCCGACAAGAACGAGAACGAGGAGCTCATCAAGTACGGCCTCCCCGAGGACGTCTG GTTCCATGTGGACAAGGTGTCGTCGGCGCACGTCTACCTGAGGCTCAAAAAAGGCGATTCCATAGACACCATCAGCGACGGCCTGCTGGAGGATTGTGCGCAGCTCGTAAAAGCGCATTCCATTCAAG GAAACAAGATGAACAATGTCGAGGTGGTCTACACGCCATGGTCCAATCTCAAGAAGGCGACATCCATGGATGTCGGCCAAGTTGGCTTCCACAACCATCGGATG GTACATGTCTTGACAGTAGAGAAGCGTGTCAATGAGATCCTTAACAGGTTGAATAAGACCAGGGTAGAGCGCCGACCAGACCTCAAAG CCGAGAAAGATGCATCAAATGCAGCGGAGAAGGCCGAGCGGAAGATGCAGCTGAAAGACAAG AAGCGCAGGGAGGAGATGGAGAGGGTGGTGAAGGAGCGGCAGGCCGAGATACGGAGCTACAAGGGCCTCATGGTCGCCGAGAAGATGACCTCCAACCGCCAGATCGCCTCCGCCGGCAAGTCCATACAGGAAATGGAGGACGAGTTCGTCTAG